The following are from one region of the Chiloscyllium punctatum isolate Juve2018m chromosome 24, sChiPun1.3, whole genome shotgun sequence genome:
- the rex1bd gene encoding required for excision 1-B domain-containing protein, whose translation MMLSQEDQAAERSKSLSRSRSGWRMSANGLNTLVRTLYALQEERVEAYRLFDLGHQAYLRSAPNYDFIKYRQLVHEITQAFNRISKEVIQLKDRFHEEYDRPDLSEHIARVQEREREKLELTARLQLAKQNMLDHPGNETYQEEARELKQRIRKTIEAINEILQDFKYDSEEIEASG comes from the exons ATGATGCTGTCGCAGGAGGACCAGGCGGCTGAGAGGAGCAAGTCCCTGAGCCGGTCGCGCTCTGGATGGAGGATG AGTGCAAATGGACTGAATACACTGGTGCGGACCCTTTATGCATTACAGGAGGAGCGTGTTGAAGCTTATCGGCTTTTTGATCT AGGACATCAGGCGTATCTCCGCTCTGCTCCCAACTATGACTTTATCAAATACCGGCAGCTGGTGCACGAGATCACCCAGGCATTTAACCGGATCTCCAAGGAAGTGATTCAGCTCAAGGACCGGTTTCATGAGGAGTATGATCGCCCAGATCTCTCTGAGCACATCGCGAGAGTTCAGGAACGGGAACGGGAAAAGCTAGAATTG ACAGCCAGGCTACAGCTTGCCAAGCAGAATATGTTGGACCATCCAGGCAACGAGACCTACCAGGAGGAGGCCCGAGAACTGAAGCAGAG GATTAGGAAAACCATTGAGGCAATTAATGAGATTCTTCAGGACTTCAAATACGATTCAGAGGAGATCGAAGCCAGCGGATAG